In Fulvia fulva chromosome 10, complete sequence, a single window of DNA contains:
- a CDS encoding Carboxy-cis,cis-muconate cyclase, which translates to MFRRTARLLSSSSAFRPTRNVNMKHHLMIGTWTPPGAIFTVQFDDETHELKLIKRTEIPEDQPISWMTFDHARKNIYGAGMKKWGSYFMASPSEITHHASIPMGGHPRANDSDTKTRAIFVLAAKKAPYYVYGNPFYDHAGFLNVHSVDSEGRLAENVQNAELDERSAIHGMVFDPQEEYLYSADMWANKIWTHKKKPDGTLELVGFVDAQDSGDHPRWVEISPSGAYLYVLMEAGNRLCIYVIDEKTHLPVYTRTSYPLIPPNFSTFHPKMYRSDVVFTSQSGDYLFATSRSNSPKLTGYIAAFKLGKEGQVQRQICLNPTPTSGGHSNAVSPCPWTDEWVALCDDEQGWVEIYRWKDEFLGRVAHLDIKEPGFGMNAIWYD; encoded by the exons ATGTTCCGTCGCACAGCAAGACTACTCTCATCAAGCTCCGCTTTCCGCCCGACAAGAAACGTCAACATGAAGCATCATCTTATGATTGGAACGTG GACGCCACCAGGAGCAATATTCACAGTGCAGTTCGACGACGAGACTCACGAGCTGAAGTTGATCAAACGAACGGAAATCCCAGAGGACCAGCCGATATCATGGATGACATTCGAT CATGCGCGAAAGAACATCTATGGAGCCGGCATGAAGAAATGGGGTTCCTATTTTATGGCGAGCCCAAGTGAAATAACGCACCATGCATCGATACCCATGGGTGGACATC CACGAGCAAACGATAGCGACACCAAGACCAGAGCCATTTTTGTCCTCGCCGCAAAGAAAGCACCCTACTACGTCTACGGCAACCCTTTCTACGATCATGCTGGCTTCCTCAACGTACACAGCGTTGACTCTGAGGGTAGGCTGGCTGAGAACGTTCAAAATGCCGAGCTTGACGAGCGGTCCGCTATTCACGGCATGGTCTTCGATCCGCAGGAAGAGTACCTGTACTCCGCCGATATGTGGGCGAACAAGATCTGGACGCATAAGAAG AAACCCGACGGTACCCTCGAACTCGTCGGCTTTGTCGACGCCCAAGACTCCGGCGACCACCCCCGCTGGGTCGAGATCTCCCCCTCCGGCGCCTACCTCTACGTCCTCATGGAAGCCGGCAATCGTCTCTGCATCTACGTGATCGACGAAAAGACCCACCTCCCCGTCTACACTCGCACCTCCTATCCTCTCATTCCGCCAAACTTCTCCACTTTCCACCCAAAAATGTACCGTTCGGACGTCGTCTTCACTTCCCAATCAGGAGACTACCTCTTCGCCACTTCTCGAAGCAATTCTCCCAAGCTGACAGGTTATATCGCGGCGTTCAAGCTTGGAAAGGAAGGGCAGGTCCAGAGGCAGATCTGCTTGAATCCGACGCCAACAAGTGGAGGGCATAGTAATGCTGTGAGTCCGTGTCCGTGGACCGATGAGTGGGTGGCGCTTTGTGATGATGAGCAGGGGTGGGTGGAGATTTATAGGTGGAAGGATGAGTTCTTGGGAAGGGTGGCTCATCTTGATATCAAGGAGCCGGGGTTTGGCATGAATGCGATTTGGTATGATTGA
- a CDS encoding Zinc-type alcohol dehydrogenase-like protein, with product MANQAWQNTKPGHLSLLDLVPLPKPGPGEALGRIHAVSLNYRDILIVAHNPAYPWIAKPHVVPGSDGAGVIEEVGPDFHWKKGDRVIVQPNTWETGTDVRDNDLTKMLGGGDVDGTFRRYMVMPEDRLVRAPEGMLFEETCTIYTAGVTTWHTLFHGHIKLAPGMKVLTQGTGGLSCFAIQIAAAHGATVIATSSSDEKLEVAKKLGATRLINYGKHPEWAPEVLRMADGKGVDIVVEVVGVDSIEQSVKATRWGGSIELVGVLSKDPAKPVNILNDLLFNGGKTSKSSILADEWVGMNLCDSSCDPWCWKQGADRRVLKVPREAPDPSTNRKNLRI from the exons ATGGCGAACCAAGCATGGCAAAACACCAAGCCAGGGCACCTCTCCCTCTTAGACCTAGTTCCCCTCCCCAAGCCAGGCCCCGGCGAAGCCCTCGGCCGCATCCACGCAGTCTCCCTCAACTACCGCGACATCCTCATCGTGGCCCACAACCCAGCCTACCCCTGGATTGCCAAGCCCCATGTCGTCCCTGGCAGTGACGGCGCAGGAGTCATAGAAGAAGTAGGGCCTGACTTTCACTGGAAGAAAGGAGACCGTGTCATTGTCCAGCCCAATACCTGGGAGACTGGGACCGACGTGCGTGATAATGACTTGACGAAGATGCTCGGAGGTGGCGATGTGGATGGGACGTTTCGGAGATATATGGTCATGCCGGAGGATAGGCTCGTGCGTGCGCCTGAGGGGATGTTGTTTGAGGAGACTTGTACGATTTATACGGCTGGGGTGACGACTTGGCATACGTTGTTTCATGGACATATCAAGCTGGCGCCGGGGATGAAGGTGCTTACGCAGGGGACTGGTGGGCTGAGCTGTTTTGCGATTCAG ATCGCTGCGGCACATGGTGCTACAGTCATTGCGACTTCGTCGTCAGATGAGAAACTTGAGGTGGCGAAGAAGCTGGGAGCTACACGCTTGATCAACTATGGCAAGCATCCTGAGTGGGCGCCTGAGGTGCTGAGGATGGCTGATGGTAAGGGAGTGGACATCGTGGTCGAGGTTGTGGGTGTCGACAGTATTGAGCAAAGTGTCAAGGCCACCAGATGGGGAGGGTCGATTGAGCTGGTCGGCGTGCTATCGAAGGACCCAGCGAAACCTGTCAACATCCTGAACGATCTGCTGTTTAATGGCGGAAAGACCAGTAAGTCTTCAATACTGGCTGATGAATGGGTCGGTATGAATCTGTGCGATAGTTCATGCGATCCTTGGTGCTGGAAGCAGGGAGCTGACCGAAGAGTTCTCAAAGTTCCTCGAGAAGCACCAGATCCATCCACAAATCGCAAGAACCTTCGAATTTGA
- a CDS encoding Efflux pump radE: MAAQSGHLGQQKDIAGYLGSDLPEPVRLAYQEGHDADIPSNEGVVEPPLIRHLVQPLSSSAREEIELEKGEPLDKSETTSLNGSHLQSGEIGAEKHQPTTITEEQLDPNIVFWDGENDPANPINWSAGKKWGNIAVLSAMTFLTPPASSMFAPGVPAAMKEFDSHSNLIATFVVSIYVLGFAIGPLVCAPMSELYGRLIVYHVCNVGFIAFTIACAVAPSMGSLIAFRFFAGVLGVAPVTIGGGTIADLMPPARRGGEMAIWAMGPLLGPVVGPVGGGFLSESQGWRWIFWVIAMALGVTSISAVIFLRETYAPVLLQWKTKRLQKETGNMSLRSKLDTGLSPRQLFTRAIVRPAKLMFLSPICAAMSLYMAVVYGFLYLLFTTFAFVFEDQYGFSNSIVGLVYLGLGLGNFIGLALLGFTSDRVMARLAKKNGGDIKPEYRLPLLMYAGPFIPVGLFIYGWTAQYEVQWAVPLVGTMFVGIGLIACFMCINTYLVDTFTLYAASAMAANTILRSIFGGVFPLFGLQMYDGLGLGWGNSLLAFLALAMCPIPWFFYHYGKRIRTYPRFQVEF, encoded by the exons ATGGCTGCTCAAAGTGGCCACCTGGGTCAGCAGAAAGACATCGCTGGCTATCTTGGCAGCGATCTCCCTGAGCCAGTGCGATTAGCATATCAGGAAGGCCACGATGCAGACATTCCATCAAATGAAGGCGTTGTCGAGCCACCTCTGATTCGACATTTGGTCCAGCCTTTATCAAGCTCCGCCCGCGAAGAGATTGAGCTGGAGAAAGGGGAGCCACTCGACAAGTCAGAGACAACATCGCTCAATGGGAGCCATCTACAGAGTGGTGAGATTGGTGCGGAGAAGCATCAGCCCACGACCATCACTGAGGAGCAACTTGATCCCAACATCGTCTTCTGGGATGGCGAAAATGACCCAGCGAATCCCATAAACTGGTCAGCCGGTAAGAAATGGGGAAACATCGCAGTCCTTTCAGCCATGACGTTCTTGACACCACCGGCTTCATCAATGTTCGCTCCCGGTGTACCAGCAGCGATGAAGGAGTTCGATTCCCATAGCAACCTCATCGCCACCTTCGTCGTCTCAATCTACGTCCTTGGCTTCGCCATCGGCCCTCTAGTGTGCGCACCGATGTCAGAGCTCTATGGCCGCCTGATAGTCTACCACGTGTGCAACGTCGGCTTCATCGCTTTCACAATAGCATGCGCAGTGGCGCCTAGCATGGGCTCCCTGATAGCATTCCGATTCTTTGCCGGCGTGTTGGGAGTGGCACCTGTCACCATCGGCGGCGGAACCATAGCAGATCTCATGCCACCAGCGCGACGTGGCGGTGAGATGGCAATATGGGCCATGGGGCCCCTCTTAGGGCCTGTAGTAGGCCCTGTTGGAGGCGGCTTCCTATCAGAATCACAGGGATGGCG ATGGATTTTCTGGGTCATAGCCATGGCCCTTGGCGTAACCTCCATCTCAGCCGTCATCTTCCTCCGCGAGACCTACGCACCTGTCCTGCTCCAGTGGAAGACGAAGCGTCTCCAGAAAGAGACTGGCAACATGTCCCTCCGCTCCAAACTCGACACAGGCCTCTCGCCCCGTCAACTCTTCACCCGCGCCATCGTACGTCCGGCAAAACTTATGTTCCTCTCCCCAATCTGCGCCGCAATGTCCCTCTACATGGCCGTCGTCTACGGCTTCCTCTACCTCCTATTCACAACCTTCGCCTTCGTATTCGAGGACCAGTACGGCTTCTCCAACAGCATCGTCGGTCTGGTTTACCTCGGTCTCGGTCTGGGGAACTTCATCGGCCTTGCACTGCTGGGATTCACGAGTGATCGTGTTATGGCGAGGCTTGCGAAGAAGAATGGAGGCGATATCAAACCGGAGTATCGACTTCCGCTGCTGATGTATGCGGGGCCTTTTATACCGGTCGGTCTATTCATCTACGGCTGGACAGCTCAGTACGAAGTGCAGTGGGCTGTACCTCTCGTTGGAACGATGTTCGTGGGCATCGGCTTGATTGCGTGCTTTATGTGCATCAACACGTACCTGGTGGACACTTTTACGCTGTATGCGGCGAGCGCGATGGCCGCTAATACGATTCTACGGTCTATCTTTGGAGGGGTGTTCCCGCTGTTCGGACTGCAGATGTATGATGGGTTGGGACTGGGGTGGGGGAATAGTTTGTTGGCTTTCCTGGCGTTGGCGATGTGTCCGATACCGTGGTTCTTTTACCATTATGGGAAGAGGATACGGACGTATCCGAGGTTTCAGGTCGAGTTTTGA
- a CDS encoding Eukaryotic translation initiation factor 3 subunit M, whose product MPGFPKLSLVEGAFEELGLELAAYLDTAKGESSNLVAEITPLLADPEKSDRPKETDRDAVLKKLVGACSILNGAPERELQAAYNLLIHLVSQAEDPDMYIARICQYLKSPITSSPHNGAGIALGILSTLYNTVEPDDSTRFNVLLAIVEVIKGTGNFETFEPQLKNVDSWIQEWELEAKEARSLYLSISDAAAAAKEPEQSYFYLLKALKTTQNEASSPEARDLSIRALKLALQNDKHFDFQDLTALDSIQSLRKSDQVWSELLEIFSAQNYDDFADFKEANNDFLSTKDLDEDVLDKKMRQLTLASLAAQASSTRTLPYGRIAKELNIPTEDVEMWVIDSIRSGLVEGKLSQAKQEFLVHRSTYRVFTDNQWREVASRLETWRSSLTNVLAVIRAQKEEFVREKEAELTGSGVQNGQGYRPDRRQRNAPERQQQQSIEVE is encoded by the coding sequence ATGCCGGGCTTCCCTAAGCTCTCCCTCGTGGAAGGCGCATTCGAAGAGCTTGGCCTCGAGCTCGCTGCATACCTCGATACCGCAAAAGGCGAGAGCTCGAACCTCGTTGCAGAGATCACGCCCCTCCTCGCAGACCCAGAGAAGTCGGACAGGCCGAAAGAGACAGACCGCGATGCCGTGCTTAAGAAGTTGGTGGGCGCATGCTCTATCCTGAACGGCGCACCAGAGAGAGAACTGCAGGCCGCATACAACCTTCTCATACATCTCGTGTCGCAGGCCGAGGACCCAGACATGTACATTGCCCGCATATGCCAGTACCTCAAGTCACCCATCACTTCTTCACCACACAACGGCGCTGGCATTGCGCTTGGCATATTGAGCACACTCTACAACACCGTCGAGCCAGATGACTCCACCCGGTTCAACGTACTGCTTGCGATCGTGGAGGTGATCAAGGGCACTGGAAACTTCGAGACATTTGAGCCACAACTCAAGAATGTGGACAGCTGGATTCAGGAGTGGGAGTTGGAGGCAAAGGAGGCACGCAGTCTGTATCTGTCAATCTCCGATGCCGCAGCAGCTGCCAAGGAGCCAGAGCAGAGCTACTTCTACCTCCTGAAGGCTCTCAAGACCACCCAGAATGAGGCCTCATCTCCAGAAGCTCGTGACCTTTCCATTCGTGCACTCAAGCTTGCTCTCCAGAACGACAAGCACTTCGACTTCCAGGACCTCACAGCACTCGACAGCATCCAGTCGCTGCGAAAGTCCGACCAGGTCTGGTCCGAGCTCCTCGAGATCTTCAGCGCACAGAACTACGATGACTTTGCCGACTTCAAGGAGGCCAACAATGACTTCCTCTCCACCAAGGATCTCGATGAGGATGTGCTCGACAAGAAGATGCGCCAACTTACCCTCGCATCTCTTGCAGCACAAGCATCTTCCACACGCACCCTCCCATACGGCCGCATCGCAAAGGAGCTCAACATCCCCACCGAGGACGTGGAAATGTGGGTCATCGACAGCATCCGCAGCGGACTCGTCGAGGGCAAACTCAGCCAAGCGAAGCAAGAGTTCCTCGTGCACCGCAGCACATACCGCGTCTTCACCGACAACCAATGGCGAGAAGTTGCCAGCCGACTAGAGACATGGCGCAGCAGCCTGACGAACGTGCTGGCCGTCATCCGTGCCCAAAAAGAGGAGTTCGTGCGCGAGAAGGAGGCTGAGTTGACCGGTTCAGGTGTTCAGAATGGTCAGGGATACCGACCTGATAGGAGACAGCGCAATGCACCTGAGCGCCAACAGCAGCAATCGATCGAGGTCGAGTAG
- a CDS encoding Homocitrate synthase, mitochondrial has translation MCPAPDDATNGHANGTNGASNGQPDGSYKAFETKQASRPQSTNPYAPVQDFLSNVSNFKIIESTLREGEQFANAFFDTETKIKIAKALDDFGVDYIELTSPAASEQSRLDCEEICKLGLKAKILTHVRCNMSDAKLAVATGVDGVDVVIGTSSHLMQHSHGKDMTYIKNTAIEVIEYVKSQGKEIRFSSEDSFRSDLVDLLSIYSAVDKVGVHRVGIADTVGCATPRQVYDLVRTLRGVVSCDIETHFHNDTGCAIANAYCALEAGATHIDTSVIGIGERNGITPLGGLMARMIVADRDYVKSKYKLEKIKEIEDLVAEAVEINVPFNNPITGFCAFTHKAGIHAKAILNNPSTYEIINPADFGMSRYVHFASRLTGWNAIKSRAEQLSLNMTEAQIKQVTLKIKALADVRPLAIDDADSIIRNFHFNLSSEKERPLLELSPEEKKKFLKAEQDLSKEAEKRSIDETVDQQAEVPVAKKTKTATVS, from the exons ATGTGTCCAGCACCAGATGACGCGACAAATGGCCATGCCAACGGCACCAATGGTGCCTCCAATGGCCAGCCAGACGGCAGCTACAA GGCTTTTGAGACCAAGCAGGCCTCAAGACCACAATCCACCAACCCATACGCACCCGTACAGGACTTCCTAAGCAATGTATCGAACTTCAAGATCATCGAATCCACCCTCCGAGAGGGCGAGCAGTTCGCCAATGCCTTCTTCGACACCGAGACCAAGATCAAGATCGCCAAGGCACTCGACGACTTTGGCGTGGACTACATCGAGCTCACCTCGCCAGCCGCATCAGAACAGTCGCGACTCGACTGCGAGGAGATCTGCAAGCTTGGACTCAAGGCTAAGATTCTCACACACGTGAGGTGTAACATGTCGGATGCCAAGCTCGCGGTTGCAACAGGAGTTGACGGTGTGGACGTCGTCATTGGCACCAGTAGCCACTTGATGCAGCACAGTCACGGCAAGGACATGACATATATCAAGAACACTGCCATCGAAGTCATTGAGTACGTCAAGTCGCAAGGCAAGGAGATCCGATTCAGCTCGGAAGATTCCTTCCGCAGTGACCTGGTCGATCTCCTCAGCATCTACAGTGCTGTCGACAAGGTCGGTGTGCACAGAGTTGGCATCGCAGACACAGTTGG TTGCGCCACCCCACGCCAGGTCTACGACCTCGTACGAACGCTCCGCGGTGTAGTCAGCTGCGACATCGAGACTCACTTCCACAACGACACCGGATGCGCCATCGCAAACGCATACTGTGCCCTCGAGGCCGGGGCTACCCACATCGATACTTCGGTCATCGGTATTGGCGAGCGAAACGGTATCACTCCTCTCGGTGGCCTGATGGCTCGCATGATCGTCGCAGACCGCGACTACGTCAAGAGCAAGTACAAGCTGGAGAAGATCAAGGAGATCGAGGATTTGGTCGCCGAGGCTGTTGAGATCAACGTGCCATTCAACAACCCAATCACCGGGTTCTGCGCCTTTACCCACAAGGCTGGTATTCATGCCAAGGCCATCCTGAACAACCCATCGACATACGAGATCATCAACCCGGCCGATTTCGGAATGAGCAGATATGTCCACTTCGCCTCGAGATTGACTGGCTGGAATGCGATCAAGTCGCGTGCTGAGCAGCTCAGTCTCAACATGACCGAAGCCCAGATCAAGCAGGTGACACTGAAGATCAAGGCGCTCGCAGACGTAAGGCCACTGGCCATCGACGACGCAGACAGCATTATCAGGAACTTCCACTTCAACTTGAGCTCCGAGAAGGAGAGGCCACTGCTCGAGCTCAGCCCagaggagaagaagaagttcCTCAAGGCAGAGCAGGACCTCAGCAAGGAGGCAGAGAAGAGATCGATCGACGAGACTGTCGACCAGCAGGCGGAGGTCCCAGTCGCCAAGAAGACCAAGACCGCGACTGTTTCCTAG
- a CDS encoding Sterol-4-alpha-carboxylate 3-dehydrogenase, decarboxylating, with translation MALEDAKDILVTGGSGYLGRGIVRALLDRYPAWNITILDLQPPDEDVQNRIAAFVQADITSEDSVKKAFANLHPELVVHTAGIVPARTQRYSTNSRQWEKVKAINYDGTRHVVDAMLAGDCRKLVFTSSCTVVVDDLKHDYYHMDETTPLGLAHLHYGKSKGLAEQYVLSSQHQEKGLTACALRPCTIIGPGDRAVVSIFYDCIAKRETYFIVGDGDNIYDFMYIDNAVDAHILAIENLLTTQTAAGEAMFISNQEPIYFWDFLAFVWAQFGHVPAFRIYIPMQIAWFLGLILEMITFLTGTASTLDTGSVADGVRTQYSNNEKAQRILGYYPKVGISEGVRRACEEYKVYLTSEASKRQSEKI, from the exons ATGGCTCTCGAAGACGCGAAGGACATCTTGGTGACAGGTGGATCCGGCTACCTGGGACGAGGCATCGTGAGAGCACTACTGGACCGCTACCCGGCCTGGAACATCACCATCTTGGATCTGCAGCCGCCGGATGAAGATGTACAGAACCGCATCGCTGCCTTCGTTCAGGCGGATATCACGTCTGAAGACAGCGTGAAGAAGGCTTTCGCAAACCTGCATCCGGAGCTGGTGGTCCATACAGCCGGCATTGTACCTGCTCGGACCCAACGATACAGCACGAACAGCAGGCAATGGGAGAAGGTCAAAGCTATCAACTATGATGGTACGCGCCACGTCGTCGATGCAATGCTTGCTGGTGATTGTCGCAAGCTCGTCTTCACCAGCAGCTGTACAGTCGTGGTTGATGACCTGAAACACGACTACTACCACATGGACGAGACGACACCTCTAGGTCTGGCACATCTACACTATGGCAAATCGAAAGGGCTGGCCGAACAGTACGTCCTTTCATCTCAGCATCAAGAGAAAGGCTTAACAGCCTGTGCCTTGCGTCCATGCACCATCATCGGACCAGGCGACAGGGCAGTTGTCAGCATCTTCTACGACTGCATCGCAAAAAGAGAGACATACTTCATCGTGGGTGACGGCGACAACATCTACGACTTCATGTACATCGACAACGCTGTAGATGCGCACATTCTCGCCATCGAGAACCTCCTCACTACACAGACAGCGGCAGGAGAGGCCATGTTCATCTCGAACCAGGAGCCGATCTACTTCTGGGACTTCTTGGCTTTTGTGTGGGCGCAATTCGGACATGTGCCTGCTTTTCGTATTTACATACCGATGCAGATCGCTTGGTTCTTGGGCTTGATTCTGGAGATGATCACCTTTTTGACTGGCACGGCAAGTACCCTTGATACCGGTAGTGTTGCCGATGGTGTTCGGACTCAGTACTCGAACAATGAGAAGGCGCAACGCATACTAGGCTACTATCCGAAGGTGGGCATATCGGAGGGTGTCAGGAGGGCTTGTGAG GAATACAAGGTGTATTTAACCTCTGAAGCCTCGAAGCGACAGTCTGAGAAGATTTGA
- a CDS encoding Dehydrogenase citC, with amino-acid sequence MATNGTANGHSLPALHTNAEDFLKHDYDFIIVGGGTAGLVVAARLTENEDVSVGVLEAGNSKLGDMLVDSPVMFMQTFNNPDYDWGFMTEPQKHNKGRRHHIPRGKALGGSSAINYMMYVRGSLQDYDDWAIIAGDEGWNAEALMPYMRKHQTLEPIDDCVTDRSTMPFVGEYHGTSGPARTSFNDWRLPIEDDFIKACDDATGLDKKPNDPWSGDHIGFYNTLGLVARSGPNKGMRSYAARGYFAANAHRPNLHVLTDAMVQRIELDGDTATGVTFKCGGKEHTVKVKKEVLVACGAIQSPQILELSGIGDPEIIKAAGVEPKIENKAVGANFQDHVMTVGCWEVKPGIMTLEAIHNPEVMEAAQKQLAETGGGPLTSVCTMQGFFPYKMFATQEEQDRIVKSIESDLPNLTPYQRKQHERTLAHLKDNKSANLQLVLVPSHFGMEKGVEDQSVVFPPPDNPEDPGGVSAAMCLQYPLSRGTVHIKTSNPNDHPAVDPAFLSHQADVDVLAAGLKMLGKVEESKHMKSNITKRLFPPADVDMDNTEQMRECVRSLCLSEYHPCGSVAMGDAVDSKLKVVGTKNIRVVDASVFPNHVSGNIVSSVYAVAEKAADIVKGEYMYGALKA; translated from the exons ATGGCGACCAATGGCACGGCCAACGGCCACAGTCTCCCTGCTCTGCATACAAACGCCGAGGACTTCCTCAAGCACGACTACGACTTCATCATTGTCGGCGGTGGCACGGCTGGTCTTGTTGTGGCGGCACGACTTACTGAGAATGAAGATGTGAGCGTGGGCGTGCTCGAAGCTGGTAATAGCAAGCTTGGAGATATGCTGGTCGACTCGCCAGTCATGTTCATGCAGACGTTCAACAACCCGGATTATGATTGGGGGTTCATGACGGAGCCGCAG AAACATAACAAGGGCCGAAGACATCACATTCCACGAGGCAAGGCGCTGGGCGGGTCAAGTGCGATTAACTATATGATGTATGTTCGCGGATCACTGCAAGACTACGACGACTGGGCCATCATCGCAGGAGACGAGGGCTGGAACGCCGAAGCCTTGATGCCATACATGCGCAAGCACCAGACTCTGGAGCCCATCGACGACTGCGTTACCGATCGCTCTACTATGCCTTTCGTGGGCGAGTACCACGGCACTTCCGGACCCGCCAGGACCTCATTCAACGATTGGCGTCTGCCCATTGAAGACGACTTCATCAAGGCCTGCGATGACGCCACTGGTTTGGACAAGAAGCCGAACGATCCCTGGTCAGGAGACCACATTGGCTTCTACAATACCCTTGGCCTCGTCGCCAGGTCGGGACCAAACAAGGGCATGCGATCTTATGCTGCCCGTGGATACTTCGCCGCCAACGCACATCGACCAAATCTTCACGTCCTTACAGACGCCATGGTCCAGCGTATCGAGCTTGATGGCGACACTGCCACTGGCGTGACGTTCAAGTGTGGAGGCAAGGAGCACACTGTCAAGGTCAAGAAGGAAGTCCTCGTCGCTTGTGGTGCGATCCAATCTCCTCAGATCCTGGAGTTGTCGGGTATTGGTGACCCTGAGATCATCAAGGCTGCTGGTGTTGAGCCCAAGATTGAGAATAAGGCAGTTGGCGCGAACTTCCAGGATCACGTTATGACTGTGGGATGCTGGGAGGTGAAGCCAGGCATCATGACTCTTGAGGCTATTCATAATCCAGAGGTTATGGAGGCCGCGCAGAAGCAGTTGGCTGAGACCGGTGGTGGTCCACTCACTTCAGTGTGCACCATGCAAGGATTTTTCCCCTACAAG ATGTTCGCCACCCAAGAAGAACAAGACCGCATCGTCAAATCCATCGAATCCGACCTCCCCAACCTCACCCCCTACCAACGCAAACAACACGAACGCACCCTTGCCCACCTCAAAGATAACAAATCCGCCAACCTCCAACTCGTCCTCGTCCCCTCCCACTTCGGCATGGAAAAAGGCGTCGAAGACCAAAGCGTCGTCTTCCCTCCCCCTGACAACCCAGAAGACCCCGGAGGCGTCAGCGCCGCAATGTGCCTCCAATACCCCCTCTCCCGCGGAACCGTTCACATCAAAACCTCCAACCCCAACGACCACCCCGCCGTCGACCCTGCCTTCCTCTCGCACCAGGCAGACGTCGATGTCCTCGCCGCGGGGCTGAAGATGCTGGGTAAGGTGGAGGAGAGCAAGCACATGAAGTCCAACATCACGAAGCGGCTGTTCCCGCCGGCAGATGTTGATATGGATAACACGGAGCAGATGAGGGAGTGTGTGAGAAGTCTTTGTCTGAGTGAGTATCACCCCTGTGGCTCTGTGGCGATGGGAGATGCGGTGGATAGTAAGTTGAAGGTGGTCGGGACGAAGAATATTAGAGTGGTGGATGCGAGTGTGTTCCCGAATCATGTCAGTGGGAATATTGTGAGTAGTGTGTATGCGgtggcggagaaggcggcgGATATTGTTAAGGGGGAGTATATGTATGGGGCGCTGAAGGCTTAG